In the Anastrepha obliqua isolate idAnaObli1 chromosome 1, idAnaObli1_1.0, whole genome shotgun sequence genome, one interval contains:
- the LOC129242716 gene encoding opsin Rh2: protein MESTMDRSSPFRFPHFAAQRSNASVLDKVTPDMANLINPYWSKFPPMDSTMSQILGIFTLILLLISSCGNGVVVYIFGGTKSLRTPANLLVLNLAFSDFCMMVSQAPVMIINFYYETWILGPLWCDIYAICGSMFGCVSIWSMCMIALDRYNVIVKGVSGRPMTVKLALVKIIGIWTFATFWTLAPLLGWSRYVPEGNLTACSIDYMTRDWNPRSYLLTYSLLVYFTPLFLICYSYWFIIAAVAAHEKAMREQAKKMNVKSLRSSEDCDKSAEAKLAKVALTTISLWFLAWTPYLIICYCGLFEVDGLTPLNTIWGATFAKTSAVYNPIVYGISHPKYRLVLKEKCPCCVFGSTEQPKPDAPVSEGQCTTEAESNA, encoded by the exons ATGGAATCGACAATGGACAG gTCATCTCCGTTCCGATTCCCACATTTTGCTGCGCAGCGGAGTAATGCCAGTGTTTTGGATAAG GTAACACCCGACATGGCCAACCTCATCAACCCATACTGGAGTAAATTCCCCCCTATGGACTCAACAATGAGTcaaattttgggtattttcacACTGATTCTCCTACTCATCTCGTCCTGTGGCAATGGCGTTGTGGTTTACATATTTGGTGGTACTAAATCGCTGCGCACCCCCGCCAACCTCCTCGTGTTAAATTTAGCTTTTTCCGACTTCTGCATGATGGTGTCGCAAGCGCCCGTTATGATCATCAACTTTTACTATGAGACTTGGATACTGGGACCGCTGTGGTGTGACATCTATGCCATATGCGGCTCTATGTTTGGTTGTGTGTCCATTTGGTCGATGTGTATGATTGCGCTGGATCGTTACAATGTAATAGTAAAGGGTGTGTCTGGTCGGCCAATGACGGTTAAATTGGCGCTCGTGAAAATCATTGGCATTTGGACGTTCGCAACATTTTGGACACTGGCACCACTACTGGGTTGGAGCAG ATATGTGCCCGAAGGCAATTTAACAGCCTGCAGCATAGACTACATGACGCGCGACTGGAATCCGCGCTCCTATCTACTCACCTACTCGTTGCTTGTCTACTTCACGCCTCTCTTTCTCATTTGCTACTCCTACTGGTTTATTATTGCCGCTGTAGCAGCTCACGAAAAGGCAATGCGCGAACAggcgaaaaaaatgaatgttAAGTCGTTGCGCTCCTCGGAGGATTGCGACAAGAGCGCCGAGGCAAAATTGGCTAAAGTCGCACTGACCACAATCTCCTTGTGGTTTTTGGCATGGACACCTTATTTGATCATTTGCTATTGTGGCCTGTTCGAGGTGGACGGCCTAACGCCGTTGAATACCATTTGGGGTGCGACATTCGCCAAAACGAGCGCTGTTTATAATCCAATTGTGTATGGGATCAG TCATCCCAAATACCGTTTGGTGCTGAAAGAGAAATGTCCGTGTTGTGTTTTTGGTTCAACAGAACAGCCCAAGCCAGACGCGCCAGTATCGGAAGGTCAATGCACGACAGAGGCTGAGTCAAATGCTTAG
- the LOC129238832 gene encoding uncharacterized protein LOC129238832, translated as MAWGVGSVHLRLKKRNPTDDNQNTLAAGEVEKDLGIEEIMEASLNIQEVEKGDLEVVSNPEKVLKPDAESPSDKPPQNICSYIDNNLSSDDLTVVALEGCKDETLLFGSCYMPHDGEAPQTELRKLVETAARKKHALVVGTDANAHHTVWGSADINDRGESLFTYILQSSLEIANRGEEPTYVGPTSKNVLDLTLYTSRHVMVQEWEVLSRPSFSDHRYISFQVIFRSKNKITSFRNPKNMNWD; from the exons ATGGCTTGgggagttggtagcgtgcaccttcgCCTCAAAAAGCGCAACCCGACAGATGACAACCAAAACACGCTCGCTGCGGGGGAGGTGGAAAAGGATCTCGGTATAGAAGAGATCATGGAAGCCTCCCTCAACATacaggaagtggagaagggtgacTTGGAGGTAGTATCCAACCCCGAGAAGGTACTGAAGCCAGATGCTGAAAGTCCTTCAGATAAACCTCCACAAAA tatatgttcttACATTGATAACaatctctcttcagacgatctgacagtggtggcgctggagggctgcaaggatgagacgctactctttgggtcctgctatatgccacatgatggagaagcaccacagacggaacttcggaagctggtagaaacagctGCCAGAAAGAAGCACGCTCTGGTGGTAGGAACGGACGCAAACGCACATCACACGGTCTGGGGAAGTGCAGAtataaacgaccgaggtgagtcactatttacctatattcttcaaagtagcctagaaatagctaatagaggtgaagaaccaacatatgtgggaccaacctcgaagaatgtactcgatttaacactctacacaagcaggcatgttatggttcaggaatgggaagtgttgagtaggccctcattctctgatcacagatacataagctttcaggtCATATTCCGCTCAAAGAACAAGATTACatcctttagaaatcctaagaatatgaactggGAC